One window of the Burkholderia sp. FERM BP-3421 genome contains the following:
- a CDS encoding transglutaminase family protein: protein MRLAIRHISRFSFDESAAYALQRLRLRPQSGPGQTVRAWQVTVDGVEPTLSYADGLGNRVDLVRRERDRAGIVVTAAGVVETRDRAGIVGPVDGYAPPWVFERETELTQAGDAVRALAAELPIEPRSLDALHWLMTEVHGRVAYAPGEGEAADDAETVLRTGAGTSRDHAHAFIAAARALGIPARYVSGYLLTDAPLQRIAEALQAVGVAQQVQQMAYEASPAAARAGDAERQAGAPRDGAVGSPPSGHAWAEAYVDGLGWVGFDPFMNRCPDERYVRIATGLDQRDARPVHGIGARLVSVEINVAQAPELV from the coding sequence ATGCGACTTGCGATCCGACATATCTCGCGCTTCAGCTTCGACGAATCCGCCGCCTACGCGCTGCAGCGCCTGCGGCTGCGACCGCAGAGCGGCCCCGGGCAGACCGTGCGCGCGTGGCAGGTGACGGTCGACGGCGTCGAGCCGACGCTGTCGTACGCGGACGGCCTCGGCAACCGCGTCGACCTGGTGCGCCGCGAGCGCGACCGCGCGGGAATCGTGGTGACCGCGGCCGGCGTGGTCGAGACCCGGGACCGCGCGGGCATCGTCGGGCCGGTCGACGGCTATGCGCCGCCGTGGGTGTTCGAGCGCGAGACCGAGCTGACCCAGGCGGGCGATGCGGTGCGCGCGCTCGCGGCCGAATTGCCGATCGAACCGCGCAGCCTCGACGCGCTGCACTGGCTGATGACCGAGGTGCACGGCCGGGTGGCCTATGCGCCGGGCGAGGGCGAGGCCGCGGACGATGCGGAGACCGTGCTGCGCACCGGCGCGGGCACGAGCCGCGACCACGCGCATGCGTTCATCGCGGCGGCGCGCGCGCTGGGCATCCCGGCGCGCTACGTGTCGGGCTATCTGCTGACCGACGCGCCGCTGCAGCGCATCGCCGAGGCCTTGCAGGCGGTCGGCGTGGCGCAGCAGGTGCAGCAGATGGCGTATGAGGCGTCGCCCGCCGCCGCGCGCGCGGGCGACGCGGAGCGGCAGGCGGGCGCGCCGCGCGACGGGGCAGTCGGCTCGCCGCCGTCGGGCCATGCGTGGGCGGAGGCCTATGTCGACGGGCTCGGCTGGGTCGGTTTCGATCCGTTCATGAATCGCTGCCCGGACGAACGCTACGTCCGCATCGCGACGGGCCTCGACCAGCGCGATGCGCGGCCGGTCCACGGGATCGGCGCGCGGCTCGTGAGCGTCGAGATCAACGTCGCGCAGGCGCCGGAGCTGGTCTGA
- a CDS encoding alpha-E domain-containing protein: MLLGRTASGLYWMFRYIERAENTARIVDAGLRMALTRSADAPAEWSSVLVSSGADHGYRQKHEVYAADSVADYLLRDRDNPSSVLSCVEYARSNARMVRTALTREAWESVNSAWLGLTRALAPPIAPSGLPALLDEIKRETALIIGSFYSTMLRNEIFDFAQLGAFIERADNTARILDVKYHLLLPSVSHVGTILDNYQWESILRSVAAHRSYRWVYDVQYRPLNIADYLILNDRMPRSLRFSSGRIVTSLGHLAKDYGVTHGCHETAAQIRQTLDDNTVERIFKHGLHEFLTDFIARNNSLGLEIADAYNFD; encoded by the coding sequence ATGCTTCTCGGACGGACGGCAAGCGGCTTGTACTGGATGTTCCGCTATATCGAGCGCGCGGAGAACACCGCGCGGATCGTCGATGCGGGATTGCGGATGGCGCTCACCCGCAGCGCGGACGCGCCGGCGGAATGGTCGTCGGTGCTGGTCAGCTCCGGCGCGGATCACGGCTACCGGCAAAAACACGAGGTCTACGCGGCGGACAGCGTCGCCGACTACCTGCTGCGCGATCGCGACAACCCGTCGAGCGTGCTGTCGTGCGTCGAGTACGCGCGCTCGAATGCGCGCATGGTGCGCACGGCGTTGACGCGCGAGGCGTGGGAGAGCGTCAACAGCGCGTGGCTCGGCCTGACGCGCGCGCTGGCGCCGCCGATCGCGCCGAGCGGCCTGCCGGCGCTGCTCGACGAGATCAAGCGCGAGACCGCGCTGATCATCGGCAGCTTCTACAGCACGATGCTGCGCAACGAGATCTTCGATTTCGCGCAGCTCGGCGCGTTCATCGAGCGCGCCGACAACACCGCGCGGATCCTCGACGTGAAGTACCACCTGCTGCTGCCCTCGGTGTCGCATGTCGGCACGATCCTCGACAACTACCAGTGGGAGTCGATCCTGCGCTCGGTCGCCGCGCACCGCTCGTATCGCTGGGTTTACGACGTGCAGTACCGGCCGCTCAACATCGCGGACTACCTGATCCTGAACGACCGGATGCCGCGCTCGCTGCGTTTCTCGTCCGGCCGCATCGTGACGAGCCTCGGCCATCTCGCGAAGGACTACGGCGTCACGCACGGCTGCCACGAGACGGCGGCGCAGATCCGGCAGACGCTCGACGACAACACGGTCGAGCGGATCTTCAAGCACGGCCTGCACGAATTCCTGACCGATTTCATCGCCCGGAACAACAGCCTCGGCCTTGAAATCGCCGACGCCTACAACTTCGACTGA
- a CDS encoding circularly permuted type 2 ATP-grasp protein, which yields MKPFDEMLQPGDTVRAPYARLKQWLDAQDPASLAQKARDAESVFRRTGITFAVYGDAEAAERLIPFDIVPRVISGQEWSRLSLGIEQRVMALNAFLDDIYHRQEIVRAGIVPRHLIARNSAFLPEMIDFRPPGNVYTHIIGVDIVRTAENQFYVLEDNARTPSGVSYMLENRETMMQLFPELFQQVKVRPVETYPQLLRQSLAAVCPPGVNAANPTIAVLTPGIHNSAYYEHAFLADQMGVHLVEGSDLQVVGGRVAMRTTEGFRPIDVLYRRLDDAFLDPLTFRPDSVLGVAGIMDVYRAGGVTIANAPGTGIADDKAIYSYMPEIVEFYTGRKALLENVPTWRCAEPDSLSYVLAHLHELVVKEVHGSGGYGMLVGPAASRAECEAFAAKLRARPANYIAQPTLALSTTPILTEKGLAPRHVDLRPFVLVSDQIRITPGGLTRVALKEGSLVVNSSQGGGTKDTWVLAD from the coding sequence ATGAAACCGTTCGATGAAATGCTGCAACCCGGCGATACCGTGAGGGCGCCTTACGCGCGCCTCAAGCAATGGCTCGACGCGCAGGATCCGGCGAGCCTCGCGCAGAAGGCGCGCGACGCGGAGAGCGTGTTCCGCCGCACCGGCATCACGTTCGCCGTGTACGGCGACGCCGAGGCCGCCGAGCGGCTGATCCCGTTCGACATCGTGCCGCGCGTGATTTCCGGCCAGGAGTGGAGCCGGTTGTCGCTCGGCATCGAGCAGCGCGTGATGGCGCTCAACGCCTTCCTCGACGACATCTACCATCGCCAGGAGATCGTGCGCGCGGGCATCGTGCCGCGCCACCTGATCGCGCGCAACAGCGCGTTCCTGCCGGAGATGATCGACTTCCGGCCGCCCGGCAACGTCTACACCCACATCATCGGCGTCGACATCGTCCGCACCGCGGAAAACCAGTTCTACGTGCTGGAGGACAACGCGCGCACGCCGTCGGGCGTGTCGTACATGCTGGAGAACCGCGAGACGATGATGCAGCTGTTTCCCGAGCTGTTCCAGCAGGTCAAGGTGCGGCCCGTCGAGACCTATCCGCAGCTGCTGCGCCAGTCGCTCGCCGCCGTCTGCCCGCCGGGCGTCAACGCCGCGAACCCGACCATCGCGGTGCTGACGCCGGGCATCCACAACTCCGCGTACTACGAGCACGCTTTCCTCGCCGACCAGATGGGCGTGCACCTGGTCGAGGGCAGCGACCTGCAGGTGGTCGGCGGCCGGGTCGCGATGCGCACCACCGAGGGCTTCCGGCCCATCGACGTGCTGTATCGCCGGCTCGACGACGCGTTTCTCGACCCGCTCACGTTCCGGCCCGACTCGGTGCTCGGCGTGGCGGGGATCATGGACGTCTATCGCGCGGGCGGGGTGACGATCGCGAATGCGCCCGGCACGGGCATCGCCGACGACAAGGCGATCTACTCGTACATGCCGGAGATCGTCGAGTTCTACACGGGGCGCAAGGCGCTGCTCGAAAACGTGCCGACCTGGCGCTGCGCGGAGCCCGACAGCCTGAGCTACGTGCTCGCGCATCTTCACGAGCTGGTGGTCAAGGAGGTGCACGGCTCGGGCGGCTACGGCATGCTGGTCGGCCCGGCCGCCTCGCGCGCCGAGTGCGAGGCGTTCGCGGCGAAGCTGCGCGCGCGGCCCGCGAACTACATCGCGCAGCCCACGCTCGCGCTGTCGACCACGCCGATCCTGACGGAGAAGGGGCTCGCGCCGCGCCACGTCGACCTGCGGCCGTTCGTGCTGGTGTCGGACCAGATCCGCATCACGCCGGGCGGGCTCACGCGGGTCGCGCTGAAGGAGGGCTCGCTCGTCGTCAATTCGAGCCAGGGCGGCGGAACCAAGGACACCTGGGTGCTCGCCGACTGA
- a CDS encoding cation diffusion facilitator family transporter, with product MQRLSRATPSVHAATTRVLALSLAANLLLLAIEAIAAAHAHSSGLLADVLHAAIDLAADGLILLACRLDAALPPERRPTYEPIALAGLGALLVATGAQMIWQATRHFGAPPAVQPGALPLALLAVTLAGKAALSRWMLRRARETGSALLAASGWHVRADALSALLATGAASAALAGLGRLDDLAALAIGAIVIKTGSGFVRRGCACWPGFAGRPAQGS from the coding sequence ATGCAGCGCTTGTCGCGCGCCACGCCCTCCGTCCACGCGGCCACGACCCGCGTCCTTGCCCTGAGCCTCGCGGCCAATCTGCTGCTGCTCGCGATCGAAGCGATCGCGGCGGCCCATGCGCATTCGTCCGGCCTGCTCGCCGATGTCCTGCACGCCGCGATCGATCTCGCCGCCGACGGTCTCATTCTGCTCGCTTGCCGCCTCGACGCGGCACTGCCGCCGGAACGCCGCCCCACCTACGAGCCGATCGCGCTCGCCGGGCTCGGCGCGCTGCTCGTCGCGACCGGCGCGCAGATGATCTGGCAGGCGACCCGCCATTTCGGCGCGCCGCCCGCCGTGCAGCCGGGCGCCCTGCCGCTCGCGCTGCTCGCCGTCACGCTCGCCGGCAAGGCCGCGCTGTCGCGCTGGATGCTGCGCCGCGCGCGCGAGACCGGCTCGGCGCTGCTGGCGGCCAGCGGCTGGCATGTCCGCGCCGACGCGCTGTCGGCCCTGCTCGCCACCGGCGCGGCCAGCGCGGCGCTGGCCGGCCTCGGCCGTCTCGACGACCTCGCCGCGCTCGCGATCGGCGCGATCGTGATCAAGACCGGCAGCGGCTTCGTCCGGCGCGGCTGCGCCTGCTGGCCGGGCTTCGCCGGCCGCCCGGCGCAGGGTTCCTGA
- a CDS encoding nitroreductase family protein → MNAALPVTAADPLQALLSRRSHWPLTEPAPDGDALDTILDAALRAPDHGALRPWRFVLIRGAARESLGDLFVACAAARTPDAPAGAHEHRRQKALAAPLIIALGAALSAHPKVPESEQLLAVGAAAMNLLNAVHLLGYGGFWASGPDSRASALHDALGFAPNEQVLGFLYVGTPVAPASAVARPARDAYVREWRGPAR, encoded by the coding sequence ATGAACGCCGCCCTTCCCGTCACCGCCGCCGACCCGCTCCAGGCGCTGCTGTCGCGCCGCTCGCACTGGCCGCTGACCGAGCCCGCGCCCGACGGCGACGCGCTCGACACGATCCTCGACGCCGCGCTGCGCGCGCCCGACCACGGCGCGCTGCGGCCCTGGCGTTTCGTGCTGATCCGCGGCGCGGCGCGCGAGTCGCTGGGCGACCTGTTCGTCGCCTGCGCGGCCGCGCGCACGCCCGACGCGCCGGCCGGCGCGCATGAACACCGCCGCCAGAAAGCGCTCGCCGCGCCGCTGATCATCGCGCTCGGCGCGGCGCTCAGCGCGCATCCGAAGGTGCCGGAGAGCGAGCAGCTGCTCGCGGTCGGCGCCGCCGCGATGAACCTGCTCAACGCGGTCCACCTGCTCGGCTACGGCGGCTTCTGGGCCAGCGGCCCGGATTCGCGCGCGAGCGCGCTGCACGACGCGCTCGGCTTCGCGCCGAACGAACAGGTGCTCGGTTTTCTTTACGTCGGCACGCCCGTCGCGCCCGCGAGCGCGGTCGCCCGCCCGGCCCGCGACGCCTATGTCCGCGAATGGCGCGGTCCGGCGCGCTGA
- a CDS encoding S8 family peptidase → MHGQHPIPERAPHLPIHPGSGLAALAAMLLVAACGGGGGGGDTPAASPPAAAASPAAPPAAAPAQTPTASCPTPTLAAVRAIEPAAVNAAPVERMIVKLRAETQDAASTVSTATAALRRAAAPDPGTRMAAVIARIAHDAPAAGAAASAPARPARALSDGATLLSLTPALDAASAAALARRFAADPEVAYAEPDLRVAPRALPTDPEYPRQWNLFDPVGGIDLPDAWRITTGAPTAVVAVLDTGYLPHPDLAANLLPGYDFITSLATANNGHSRGADATDPGDWVTSDEFNTPGTPFYNCIAGIHNSTWHGTQMAGIIGAAANNGIGIAGISSAGRILPVRVLGKCGGAASDVVDAMRWAAGLPVAGVAANPYPARVLNLSFGGEGPCGTTFQQAIDDVTAQGVSVVVAVGNSGSATALDTPANCRGVIAVGATDALARRASYSNFSDEVTLSAPGSQILSTSSAGLTTPGPAIYDSQSGTSYAAAQVAGVVGLMVAANPTLTPARIAAILVATARPGAATRAACPSVAPPGAGVLDAAAALRMAVG, encoded by the coding sequence ATGCACGGCCAACATCCGATCCCCGAGCGCGCACCACACCTCCCGATCCATCCGGGTTCCGGCCTCGCGGCCCTCGCCGCGATGCTGCTCGTTGCCGCATGCGGCGGCGGTGGAGGCGGCGGCGACACGCCCGCCGCCTCACCGCCCGCCGCTGCCGCCTCCCCAGCCGCGCCCCCTGCGGCGGCGCCCGCGCAAACGCCCACAGCTTCGTGCCCGACGCCCACGCTCGCCGCCGTGCGCGCCATCGAGCCGGCGGCCGTGAACGCCGCCCCCGTCGAGCGCATGATCGTCAAGCTGCGCGCCGAGACACAGGACGCCGCCTCAACAGTTTCAACGGCCACAGCCGCCCTGCGCCGCGCCGCCGCGCCCGACCCCGGCACCCGCATGGCGGCCGTGATCGCGCGCATCGCGCACGATGCGCCGGCCGCCGGCGCGGCGGCATCCGCGCCGGCGCGGCCGGCCCGCGCGCTGTCGGACGGCGCCACCCTGCTGTCGCTCACGCCCGCGCTCGACGCCGCGAGCGCCGCCGCGCTCGCGCGCCGCTTCGCGGCCGACCCCGAGGTCGCCTACGCGGAGCCCGACCTGCGCGTCGCGCCGCGCGCGCTGCCGACCGATCCCGAGTATCCGCGCCAGTGGAACCTGTTTGATCCGGTCGGCGGCATCGACCTGCCCGATGCGTGGCGCATCACGACGGGCGCGCCCACGGCCGTGGTCGCCGTGCTCGACACCGGCTACCTGCCGCATCCGGATCTGGCGGCCAACCTGCTGCCCGGCTACGACTTCATCACGAGCCTCGCCACCGCGAACAACGGCCACAGCCGCGGCGCCGACGCGACCGATCCCGGCGACTGGGTCACCTCCGACGAATTCAACACGCCCGGCACGCCGTTCTACAACTGCATCGCCGGCATACACAACAGCACCTGGCACGGCACGCAGATGGCGGGCATCATCGGCGCGGCCGCCAACAACGGCATCGGCATCGCCGGCATCAGCAGCGCCGGCCGGATCCTGCCCGTGCGCGTGCTCGGCAAATGCGGCGGCGCGGCCAGCGACGTGGTCGACGCGATGCGCTGGGCGGCCGGACTGCCGGTCGCGGGCGTTGCCGCCAATCCGTACCCGGCCCGCGTCCTCAACCTGAGCTTCGGCGGCGAAGGCCCGTGCGGCACCACGTTCCAGCAAGCGATCGACGACGTGACGGCGCAGGGCGTGAGCGTGGTGGTGGCGGTCGGCAACAGCGGCAGCGCGACCGCGCTCGACACGCCCGCGAACTGCCGCGGCGTGATCGCCGTCGGCGCGACCGACGCGCTCGCGCGCCGCGCGTCCTACAGCAATTTCAGCGACGAGGTGACGCTCAGCGCGCCGGGCTCGCAGATCCTGAGCACCAGCAGCGCCGGCCTCACGACCCCCGGCCCCGCGATCTACGACAGCCAGAGCGGCACGAGCTACGCGGCCGCGCAGGTGGCCGGCGTGGTCGGGCTGATGGTCGCGGCGAACCCGACGCTCACGCCCGCGCGCATCGCCGCGATCCTGGTCGCCACCGCGCGCCCCGGCGCGGCGACGCGCGCGGCCTGCCCGAGCGTCGCGCCGCCCGGCGCGGGCGTGCTCGACGCGGCTGCCGCGCTGAGGATGGCCGTCGGCTGA
- a CDS encoding response regulator transcription factor, whose protein sequence is MKILIIDDHPVLRAGVAALLHQDAADTEVAQAGTLADALRIVAERDDLDAVVLDLMLPGTDGFAAIGELIDARPDLPVIILSSSEDPHDVRNAFAHGASGYVPKSSSRGTLAAAIRLVLSGDLYVPPLIIESVSSIRSSGLRKNALTVRQIEVLRCVCEGLANKTIAAHLGLSEKTVKAHITAIFRALNVVNRTQAAIAAREAGLI, encoded by the coding sequence ATGAAAATCCTGATCATCGACGACCACCCGGTCCTGCGCGCGGGCGTGGCGGCGCTGCTGCACCAGGACGCCGCCGATACCGAGGTCGCGCAGGCGGGCACGCTCGCCGACGCCCTGCGGATCGTCGCCGAGCGCGACGACCTCGACGCGGTGGTGCTCGACCTGATGCTGCCCGGCACCGACGGCTTCGCCGCGATCGGCGAGCTGATCGACGCGCGCCCCGATCTGCCGGTGATCATCCTGTCATCGTCGGAGGACCCGCACGACGTGCGCAACGCATTCGCGCACGGCGCGTCGGGCTACGTGCCGAAGTCGTCGAGCCGCGGCACGCTCGCGGCCGCGATCCGGCTCGTGCTGAGCGGCGATCTGTACGTGCCGCCCCTCATCATCGAGTCGGTGTCGTCGATCCGTTCGTCCGGGCTGCGCAAGAACGCGCTGACGGTGCGCCAGATCGAGGTGCTGCGCTGCGTGTGCGAGGGGCTCGCGAACAAGACGATCGCGGCGCATCTCGGCCTCTCGGAGAAAACCGTGAAGGCGCATATCACCGCGATCTTCCGCGCGCTGAACGTCGTGAACCGCACCCAGGCGGCGATCGCCGCGCGCGAGGCCGGCCTGATCTAG
- a CDS encoding class I SAM-dependent methyltransferase, with the protein MFLPRAPPHEPDPPPVHPAAAAGFEAAADAYVRGRPDYPPAVDGWLRDTLGLGPGARVVDLGAGTGKFTPRLVATGATVIAVEPVDAMRAKLAALPGVTALAGAAEALPLPDASVDVVVCAQAFHWFASRDALADIHRVLKPGGRLGLIWNTRDARVDWVARIDALVNQHEGGVPRHHTSAWRAAFPFPGFGPLRVEHFAHGHTGAPEDVILNRVRSMSFIAALPEAARAELDARLRALIDAEPALRGRDVVTVPYATAAYVTVKDAA; encoded by the coding sequence ATGTTCCTCCCGCGAGCCCCGCCCCATGAGCCCGACCCGCCGCCCGTCCATCCCGCCGCCGCCGCCGGCTTCGAGGCGGCCGCCGACGCCTACGTGCGCGGCCGCCCCGACTACCCGCCCGCCGTCGACGGCTGGCTGCGCGACACGCTCGGCCTCGGCCCCGGCGCCCGCGTCGTCGACCTCGGCGCGGGCACCGGCAAGTTCACGCCGCGCCTCGTCGCGACGGGCGCGACCGTGATCGCCGTGGAGCCCGTCGACGCGATGCGCGCGAAGCTCGCCGCGCTGCCCGGCGTGACCGCGCTCGCCGGCGCGGCCGAGGCGCTGCCGCTGCCCGACGCCTCGGTCGACGTGGTGGTCTGCGCGCAGGCGTTCCACTGGTTCGCGAGCCGCGACGCGCTCGCCGACATTCACCGCGTGCTGAAGCCGGGCGGCCGGCTCGGGCTGATCTGGAACACCCGCGACGCCCGCGTCGACTGGGTGGCGCGCATCGACGCGCTCGTCAACCAGCATGAGGGCGGCGTGCCGCGCCACCACACGAGCGCGTGGCGCGCGGCCTTTCCGTTTCCGGGCTTCGGCCCGCTGCGCGTCGAACATTTCGCGCACGGCCATACGGGCGCGCCCGAGGACGTGATCCTGAACCGGGTGCGCTCGATGAGCTTCATCGCCGCGCTGCCCGAGGCCGCGCGCGCCGAACTCGACGCCCGGCTGCGCGCGCTGATCGATGCGGAGCCCGCGCTGCGCGGCCGCGACGTCGTCACGGTGCCCTACGCGACGGCGGCCTACGTCACCGTCAAGGACGCCGCGTAA
- the poxB gene encoding ubiquinone-dependent pyruvate dehydrogenase: MAKATIADYLAATLAAAGVERIWGVTGDSLNGLSDSLRRLGSIRWMHTRHEEVAAFAAGADAAATGRLAVCAGSCGPGNLHLINGLYDCHRNHQPVLAIAAHIPSSEIGLGYFQETHPQSLFRECSHYVELVSNPAQFPRVLATAMRTAIEARGVAVLVVPGDVALSEAPEEAAGWASSSAPATLAPADADLDRLAALLDAAGAVTLLCGSGCAGAHDEVVALADALGAPVVHALRGKQYVEWDNPCDVGMTGLIGFSSGYHAMMSCDALVMLGTDFPYRNFYPPHGNIVQIDRRPSALGRRAPLKLGLVGDVRASVRALLPKLARKSDRRFIDNARRHYQEARQGLDELARPSAPGRPIHPQYLTRMVDRLAADDAAFAVDVGTPTLWAARYLTMNGRRALHGSFNHGSMANALPQALGAQAAAPGRQVIALSGDGGLSMLLGDLLSARQLDLPVKIVVYNNSSLGFVAMEMKAGGYLDTGTDLSPTDFAAIARGAGIDGIRIEHAEALEDGLRDAFARPGPVLVDVVTAKHELAMPPKLQWAQAKGFSLYMLRAVLNGRGDEVLELAQTNLR; the protein is encoded by the coding sequence ATGGCCAAAGCCACGATAGCCGACTACCTCGCCGCCACGCTCGCCGCCGCCGGCGTCGAGCGGATCTGGGGCGTGACGGGCGACAGCCTCAACGGCCTGTCGGACAGCTTGCGACGGCTGGGATCGATCCGCTGGATGCATACCCGCCACGAGGAGGTGGCGGCGTTCGCGGCCGGCGCCGACGCCGCCGCGACGGGCCGCCTCGCGGTCTGCGCGGGCAGTTGCGGGCCGGGCAACCTGCACCTGATCAACGGTCTCTACGACTGCCATCGCAACCACCAGCCGGTGCTCGCGATCGCCGCGCACATCCCGTCGTCCGAGATCGGCCTCGGCTACTTCCAGGAAACCCATCCGCAGTCGTTGTTCCGCGAGTGCAGCCACTATGTCGAGCTGGTCTCGAATCCCGCGCAGTTTCCGCGCGTGCTCGCGACCGCGATGCGCACCGCGATCGAGGCGCGCGGCGTCGCGGTGCTCGTGGTGCCGGGCGATGTCGCGCTGAGCGAGGCGCCCGAGGAGGCGGCGGGCTGGGCGTCGAGCAGCGCGCCCGCGACGCTCGCGCCCGCCGACGCGGACCTCGACCGGCTCGCCGCGCTGCTCGACGCGGCGGGCGCGGTGACGCTGCTGTGCGGCAGCGGCTGCGCGGGCGCGCACGACGAGGTGGTCGCGCTGGCCGATGCGCTGGGCGCGCCCGTCGTGCACGCGTTGCGCGGCAAGCAGTACGTCGAATGGGACAACCCCTGCGATGTCGGGATGACGGGCCTGATCGGCTTCAGCTCCGGCTATCACGCGATGATGTCGTGCGACGCGCTGGTCATGCTCGGCACCGATTTCCCATACCGCAATTTCTACCCGCCGCACGGCAACATCGTGCAGATCGATCGCCGCCCGTCCGCGCTGGGCCGGCGCGCGCCGCTCAAGCTCGGCCTGGTGGGCGACGTGCGCGCGAGCGTGCGGGCGCTGTTGCCGAAGCTCGCGCGCAAGAGCGACCGGCGCTTCATCGACAACGCGCGCCGCCACTACCAGGAAGCGCGCCAGGGCCTCGACGAACTGGCGCGCCCGTCTGCGCCCGGGCGGCCGATTCACCCGCAATACCTGACCCGCATGGTCGATCGTCTCGCGGCCGACGACGCGGCGTTCGCGGTCGATGTCGGCACGCCCACGCTGTGGGCCGCGCGCTACCTGACGATGAACGGGCGGCGCGCGCTGCACGGCTCGTTCAACCATGGCTCGATGGCGAACGCGCTGCCGCAGGCGCTGGGCGCGCAAGCCGCGGCGCCGGGCCGGCAGGTGATCGCGCTGTCGGGCGACGGTGGCCTGTCGATGCTGCTCGGCGACCTGCTGAGCGCGCGCCAGCTCGACCTGCCCGTGAAGATCGTCGTCTACAACAACAGCTCGCTCGGTTTCGTGGCGATGGAGATGAAGGCGGGCGGCTATCTCGACACCGGCACCGACCTGAGCCCGACCGATTTCGCGGCGATCGCGCGCGGCGCGGGCATCGACGGGATCCGCATCGAGCACGCGGAAGCGCTCGAGGACGGGCTGCGCGACGCGTTCGCGCGGCCCGGGCCGGTGCTGGTCGACGTGGTGACCGCGAAGCACGAACTGGCGATGCCGCCGAAGCTCCAGTGGGCGCAGGCCAAGGGTTTCAGCCTGTACATGCTGCGCGCGGTGCTGAACGGGCGCGGCGACGAGGTGCTCGAACTCGCGCAGACGAACCTGCGCTGA
- the ripB gene encoding (R)-specific enoyl-CoA hydratase RipB/Ich (Second step in itaconate degradation.), with the protein MSTVLSAYRQIGEHRYREIAGLYYEDFEPGAIYEHRPGRTITDVDNIWTTLLTMNSQPVHFDAAYAAHTEWRKLLVDSTFTLALLTGMSVRTVSAKVVANLGWDKVRATRPVFAGDTLYAESTVLGKRESASRPTQGIVTVETRGLNQDGALVMRFERTMLIHKRGHGPEAEANY; encoded by the coding sequence ATGAGCACAGTCCTGTCCGCCTACCGCCAGATCGGGGAGCATCGCTATCGCGAGATCGCCGGCCTGTATTACGAGGATTTCGAACCCGGCGCGATCTACGAGCACCGGCCCGGCCGCACCATCACCGACGTCGACAACATCTGGACCACGCTGCTGACGATGAACAGCCAGCCCGTGCATTTCGACGCGGCCTACGCGGCGCATACCGAGTGGCGCAAGCTGCTCGTCGACAGCACGTTCACGCTCGCGCTGCTCACCGGGATGAGCGTGCGCACGGTCAGCGCGAAGGTGGTCGCGAATCTCGGCTGGGACAAGGTGCGCGCGACCCGGCCGGTGTTCGCGGGCGACACGCTGTATGCGGAATCGACCGTGCTGGGCAAGCGCGAATCGGCGAGCCGGCCGACACAGGGCATCGTGACGGTGGAGACGCGCGGCCTGAACCAGGACGGCGCACTGGTGATGCGTTTCGAGCGCACCATGCTGATCCACAAGCGCGGCCACGGGCCGGAGGCCGAGGCGAACTACTGA